Genomic DNA from Prosthecobacter sp. SYSU 5D2:
GACCCGCCATCATAAAACAATAAAACCACAGTCTCATGAATGGCGGGAAAAGACTGAACTGGAGGGCTTCATTTCACGCCTGCACCCTTCTTAGTGCCCTTCTTGGCGATCTTCGTTGCAGCTTTCTTCACGGCCTTTTTAACCACCGCTTTCTTAGCTGGTGCCTGGGTCACTGCCGCCTTGGCCGTCGCCTTCTTCACTGGAACTTTCTTCTCCGCCTTCTTCGCAACTGGAGATTTCTTTGCGACCTTCTTCGCTGCTTTCTTGGCCGCCGCTGCTTTGGCCCTCTTCTCCTCCTCCGTGCCCGTCACCAGGATGCCGATCCCTTCCACAACACCCGCCATCGTTCCAAGAACCGTCTGCACCATTTCCTCCGCCTTAGCCACCAACCCCGGCTCCTCAGAAACCGGTTTCACCAATGCAGGTGTTTTCTTTGCCTTCACACTCGACTTCGACGGAGATTTTTTGGCCATGCCCCATTCCACATCAAACCCGCCCCTGCATTCAAGCCAATTTTCAAACCGTCCCGACTCTCATTCTCATCCTGATAAACGGCGAATCCCATTGAACCCTACCCCTCCCGTGACTTCAAAAAGTCCATGATGGTCTCCGCCAGTGTCGTGCTGATGCCCGGCACTGTGGCCACCTCCGCCGCCGTCGCCTTGCGCAGCCGCGCCACGGAGCCGAATTTTTTCAGCAGTGTCGCCTTTCGTGCCTGGCTCACGCCCGGGCAGTCATCCAGAAGGCTTTCCTCCACCCGCTTGCCTAACAAAAGTTGATGATAGCCGTTGGCCCAGCGGTGCGCTTCGTCGCGGATGCGCTGCAGCAGCTTCAGTGCGCCCGTTTCATGCGGCAGCACCAGCGGGTCAGGCTCATGCGGGCGGTAGATTTCCTCCCGCTCTTTTGCCAGGCCAATGATGGGCAGATCCGCCAGGCCCAGGCGGTGCAGTTCTTTCATCGCCATGCCGAGCTGCCCCTTGCCGCCGTCCACGATGACCAGGTCTGGGAGGCGGATGAACTTCGTCTTTTTATCCTTCGTCACTGACGCCTTGGCAGCTGGTGGCATCTCATTCACCGCATCCGTTTCCGCCACCGCATCTCCCTCCAGTTCCACCACCTGCTCCAGCCGCCGCATCATCTCCAGCGGTGTCTCCTGGGAGAAGTCCGCCTCCTCCGCACCCATCACCTCCCGCCCTTCCAACAGAATGCGGGAGAACCGCCGCCGGATCACCTCCGCCATGCTGATGAAGTCATTCTGGCCGGTCACCGCGCGGATGCGGTAGCGCCGGTAGTTCGAGTTGTCCGGCACCCCATCCTTAAACCGCACCATGCTCGCCACACAGTGCGCCGTGCCGATGTTGGCGATGTCAAAGCACTCCATGACCAGCGGCGGCTTGCCCAGCCCCAGCGCATCTTGCAGCTCTTTCACGTCCGCCATCGGGTCCAGCGTGGACATCACGCGGATGCGGCTGCCACGCTGAAAGCTGCGCGTGGGGCTCAGCGTCTTGCGTAGATCCTCCACCATGTCGCGCAGTTCCGCCGCCTTCTCAAAGTCCAGCTTCATGGCCGCCTTCTGCATCTCCTCCTCCAGCAGCGCCACCAGGTCCTTCGTCCCCTTTCCATCCAGGAACGAGCAGGCCTGCTCCATGCGCTGCCGGTATTCCTCAATCGTCACCCGCCCGATGCAGGGTGCTGAGCAGTTTTTGATGATGTCATTGGAGCAGTGCTTGTACGTCAGCTCATCCGGCCGGATCGGCTTGCACACCCGCAGGCCAAATTTCTTGTTCAGCCAGTTCAGCGTCGTCCGCAATGCGCCGGAATGGGCAAAGGGGCCGAAATAACGTGCCCCGTCGTCCCGCTTCATCCGCGTCAGGGTGAATTTAGGGAAGTCATCCTGCAGGTTCACTCGTACCATCAGGAAGCGTTTGTCATCGCGAAAGCTGATGTTGTACTTCGGCCGGAATTCCTTGATCAGCTTACCCTCGAGCAGCAGCGATTCCGGCTCATTGCGCACCTCATGGATGTCAAAATCCCAAATGCTCGCGATGAGTGCACGCGTCTTCCTGTCCACCAGCTTTGAGCGTGCCGGGGTGAAGTAATTCGACAGCCGCTTCCGCAGATCCCGCGCCTTTCCCACATAGATAACGCTGTTCAGCCGGTCCCGCATCACATACACCCCCGGCGTGTGGGGCACGTCGCGCAGCTTCGCCATCAAGTCAGGTTTGGATCGGGGGTCAGGCACAGGGTTGGATGATGTACAAAATGGAACGTTTCCCTCCCTCCCGCAAGATGCGCTGAAAGTACGGTGGGCACTCCTGCCCGCCTCTTCCTGGAGCGCGCGCGTCCCGCGTGCCGTTTTCCGCGCCTCGCGGGAAACCGTTCCATGATCTGCTTCTTTGCTCCAAGCAAGCCCCTAGAACACCTTCATTCCACCGCATCCCTCAAAACTGCCCCTCATACCCCCAGTTCGCCAGCCTGTACCGATTTCCTCCCGGATAAATCCCTCCCCCGTTCCTTGACCTGCCATCCCCTCCCCGCTATCACCTTCCCATGATCCAACCTGAAACTGTCGGCCAATACACTTCTGTCTGGGGCGAAGGCCCCCTTTGGGACGCCAACCGCAGCCGTCTGCTGTATGTGGACATCGAAACCCACAAGATCTTGGCTTTTGATCCCGCCACTGGCACAGAAAAGATCTGGGATGTCGGCCAGCGTGTCGGCACCGTCGTCGTCCGCGAGCAGGGCGGCCTGGTGTGGGCCGGGGACCAGGGTTTCTTTTTCCTGGACGAGGAAACCGGCGTCAGCACCCCCATCGCCGATCCTGAGCCCGATCTGCTGGACAACCGTTTCAACGACGGCAAGTGCGACCCCTTGGGACGCCTCTGGGCCGGGACCATCAACCTGAAGAAAGTCCAAAACGCCTCTCTCTATTGCCTCGATACCGACCTCACGGTCACCAAAAAATTCGGCCCCGTCACCAACTCCAACGGCATCATCTGGAGCGGTGATGGCCAGACGATGTTTTATATCGACACTCCGAGCAAAAAGGTTCGTGCCTTTGACTTTGACCTCACCACCGCCGGCATTAGCCACGCACGTGTCATCTGGGACACCAGCGACGACTCCAGCAGCCCGGACGGCATGACCATTGACAGCGAAGACCGCCTCTGGATCGCCTTCTGCCACGGGGCCAAAGTTGTCTGCTTTGACCCCGCCTCCTCCAAGGTGGTAGAACAAATAGACTTCCCCTGCGTGGAAACAACCGCCTGCGCCTTCGGCGGCCCGGACCTGCGCGACCTTTACGTCACGACCGGTGTCAAAGGTGACCTCAAAGAAGACACCGCCGGCCGCCTCTTCGTCTGCCGTCCCGGTGCCCAGGGCGTGCCCAGCGTGGCCTTTGCCGGATAAACACGCGCATGTCCTTCCGGCTCGAAATGCTCCAGGTCGCCCGGGTGGCTCCCAAGCTCCTGGGGGAATCCGCCGAACTGGTCACCGCCTTCCTTAACTCGCGCCAGCATCCCGGCGGCGGCTTCATGGACCGCGACGGCAAGCCGGACCTCTATTACACCGTTTTCGGCATGGAAGGCCTGATGGCTCTGCAAGCCACGGTTCCAGTGGATTTGATACGCCAATGGTTAGGCCACTATGGCGATGGCGAAGGCCTGGACTTCGTCCACCTCTGCTGCCTGGCCCGCTGCTGGGCCGGCATCGGCATAGACGGCTTCCCTGAAACCTCCCGCTGCCGCCTGGCCGCACGCATCGAAGCCTACCGCACCCCGGACGGCGGCTACCACCAGGCCCCCGGCCGCAAGAACGGCAGCGCCTACGGCTGCCTCATCGCCTGGGGCGGCTACCAGGACCTCGGCCTGCTGCCGCCGGATGCCATGAACATCGCCCTCTGCATGGACAGCCTGGAGACGCCCGATGGCGCGTGGTCCAACGAGCCCGGCATCCGCCTCGGCTCCACCACGGCCACCTCCGCCATGCTCTCCCTCT
This window encodes:
- a CDS encoding prenyltransferase/squalene oxidase repeat-containing protein; this encodes MSFRLEMLQVARVAPKLLGESAELVTAFLNSRQHPGGGFMDRDGKPDLYYTVFGMEGLMALQATVPVDLIRQWLGHYGDGEGLDFVHLCCLARCWAGIGIDGFPETSRCRLAARIEAYRTPDGGYHQAPGRKNGSAYGCLIAWGGYQDLGLLPPDAMNIALCMDSLETPDGAWSNEPGIRLGSTTATSAMLSLYRHLQMPAPPASVEWLVRQCLPGGGFLAIPGAPIPDLLSTAVALHALSGNDAAIERVREPCLDFVDSLWSAEGGFHGNWTDDTLDPEYTYYGLLALGHLAL
- a CDS encoding excinuclease ABC subunit UvrC is translated as MPDPRSKPDLMAKLRDVPHTPGVYVMRDRLNSVIYVGKARDLRKRLSNYFTPARSKLVDRKTRALIASIWDFDIHEVRNEPESLLLEGKLIKEFRPKYNISFRDDKRFLMVRVNLQDDFPKFTLTRMKRDDGARYFGPFAHSGALRTTLNWLNKKFGLRVCKPIRPDELTYKHCSNDIIKNCSAPCIGRVTIEEYRQRMEQACSFLDGKGTKDLVALLEEEMQKAAMKLDFEKAAELRDMVEDLRKTLSPTRSFQRGSRIRVMSTLDPMADVKELQDALGLGKPPLVMECFDIANIGTAHCVASMVRFKDGVPDNSNYRRYRIRAVTGQNDFISMAEVIRRRFSRILLEGREVMGAEEADFSQETPLEMMRRLEQVVELEGDAVAETDAVNEMPPAAKASVTKDKKTKFIRLPDLVIVDGGKGQLGMAMKELHRLGLADLPIIGLAKEREEIYRPHEPDPLVLPHETGALKLLQRIRDEAHRWANGYHQLLLGKRVEESLLDDCPGVSQARKATLLKKFGSVARLRKATAAEVATVPGISTTLAETIMDFLKSREG
- a CDS encoding SMP-30/gluconolactonase/LRE family protein produces the protein MIQPETVGQYTSVWGEGPLWDANRSRLLYVDIETHKILAFDPATGTEKIWDVGQRVGTVVVREQGGLVWAGDQGFFFLDEETGVSTPIADPEPDLLDNRFNDGKCDPLGRLWAGTINLKKVQNASLYCLDTDLTVTKKFGPVTNSNGIIWSGDGQTMFYIDTPSKKVRAFDFDLTTAGISHARVIWDTSDDSSSPDGMTIDSEDRLWIAFCHGAKVVCFDPASSKVVEQIDFPCVETTACAFGGPDLRDLYVTTGVKGDLKEDTAGRLFVCRPGAQGVPSVAFAG